Genomic window (Helianthus annuus cultivar XRQ/B chromosome 3, HanXRQr2.0-SUNRISE, whole genome shotgun sequence):
tcctttggcttgGACTGGTTATAGTTTGAATCGGTCTTACCCTTTTTAAAACCCTTATTTGGGGTATCATCGCACCTTCGCTTATGATCCTTCAACGCACGGTCCACAGCGTTGTTTACGGCTATATCTATCATAGCCTGTAACTCGGTGCCTGTTAAATTCAGTCTTGCATCACCATTCTGATCAACTAGATGATTGCGAGCTTCAGAGGGGTCAGCCATgatgaagctttgaaggctacaaACCAAGTAGTAATAATTTGATCATATAatgaattgtcgaacttgataattaaaTAATCATGGTGCGaataaaccatataggccaatagatagtatttagtttatttgattatgttttgcctaagttttttaaataaaccatctttggcgttttaaacggaatataatccttcatatttattagacaggggacataaatcacaactgtcaatgtcgtaccAACATTTTATAGCAcaagggcttgttccaaaggacttttgATGGCACAgaggccttgtcactagggaaattttaaaacataatcaatgattcctttggatcagaaaatttcatagttcattgtcttgacaagaagttatgaaataaaactatctttttcatgtatacatctttgcccgtaggtatacattccagatggatgtttagatgtgtacatcatgttcgacttttattagccatgattcctattgatCATTTAGGCTAAATGAAGGGTTGGAAGATTTCTAATATAtggatgacaagtgtgatttcatcgcatcacacccattgtcaggagtgttaacatgttttcaggtgtttaacaaggatctgaatctctttaaacaggtcttaccatcatagctaggtctttaatgatactcaagctaggttataccctttgAGACTCTTTGTAATATAAatactggcaggaaaggaatgatatttattttattcaggatttttattataattatcctggatttaattaaaatataactatggcacaaaaggccaagtcacaagggCAATTATAAACCATGATTTTATAGAATCAAGGTATTTAGGCTTGAACGTTGTTCAgtgccttttcttgacagggagttgtaggctacgactgtcttttgtcttatatgacaatgaatatggctCGTAAGCATTTTATCCCTAATGGATGCTTAAATCATAAACTAAGAAAGGATTTCGGGACAATCTAGTACAAGGATGAtttatgcgattttatcgaaccacgtctgccaggaatgttaacatattacagatgttaacaaggatttgaatcttttgaataggttctaccatcttggccatgtctgaaaTGACAtctaggctaggttttacctttaagattctttttaatatctAAACGCAGAataatcctaaattgagatgttaacaaggatctaaatctaattgaggaactaccatcttggccctctCTTAAAATGACACCTGAGCTAGGTCtcgtcctttttagatttttgccattttattataatggtagatcttataaaaggaatgttattttaagttatttcatatattatattcatatattttgaataaatgaaattttaataaaGCATTCCAATGATTTTAAAAAGAGGTACAGAATTaccctaagcgggacttgaaaggaataatgttgtccttGAAGGGACAGAAAGAtaaaaatgcccttataaggactTACTGAGGAAACGGATTTCAGCAAAAGgattttcttcttcattttatttctgaatgctttctccttggttgcacgttcATCCTGGTCGCAGTACGAAGCTTGGCCTTTCCTAGGCTTCGAATGGGGAGAATTGCCATTacggcttctttgcttggcgacatGTTAAAAATATACAGAATTGAAGGCAaaattctccgaatagagatgagagtattcctatgttaagtctagactcagaatatcaaggaatgtgctactgtgtcattgagattaaacacaaaaaggctagtgtttaattcactcaatgttggctctgataccaacctgtcacaccccgatatttccacgtgtcaccggtgggcccggtggggagtatcgtgatgtagttgatatcatcatagtcaaacaacacaatttaaatgcacagcggaagcaaaagatgaatatattacaaaccgatataaagtaatatcaaagtattacaaacggaaagtaaaggatccacaggcggatcaaagataaatgaaacattgttcaacagaccctaggcatcttaagcttgcgagactctttattgatgctaggagtagccagcctattccgattagtacctacacttagcctttttggaaaatacgtcagttttcactggtaaatacaatttaactgactcattttgaaaaagtttaagaaaattgatttgagtgcaaacggcacaaaatattttataacttgggataattatttgaatataatacttgtaaagaattacatgtttgttatgcatTCAGTTGCCtggttcgtgccgggttaaagactaatagacacaccacaggtataatgcccacaaggttattCCTTTAactgggataccagtttttacatatgcagctgtcaggtgtacgcctacaccccgtgcttaggtcgtggccctttcatgaatgatgccaaggatatccggggcatggtcattaaactcccaaaggcgtaaaacaaacaaaacaaatttttaaacgggtcatcttgataatacttaaccaccaatcgattaaggtcaaatgtccgaccaagcggtattttatataccgtaccccaagcccgtatagggaaaattagttaaaagtatttacctgagcaaatttatacaatttatcccagccgtataccaccaagcaagtacagatagcttttactgggctcctaaatctggaacgaaggtttttaataacctattagattcctaacgggtctttaattaagcctaagcttagaccggttagtttttaaaggaggatacggttcaatACGTATAATtatgcgaagaccggattagaatgtggttttgacctgacaagcttgtatacttgtgtaataagggtaaactaaacacattctggattttgagataaaagtGATAAAgtttaacccgtttcggctaatttatgcaaactagttacataagccgatccgaacgcgaaaagtgcgtaacgggtaaccaaaagagtcatgaacaggtttcctaagtcaatatgccttaaatatgttgtgatatcagtaggataccttccattatgcccaaaacgagtttaagacttttttatgccccgtaggggtattttggtcattttaagggTTATGAGAGAGATTAAATATTTTtctgagttccaggtctgatataatcagtaaaaatacttaatttaataagttataaaagtagggtatcatatatatatgaaatttattaattataaccatactatgcaccgtaggggcattttggtaacttcacataggcttaaaaggtcaaaactaaaaacctgagtttaaaacttttccttactgttagaatataaaaatttactaaaaacatcagtaggtgTCAAGTCTCATATTTATAAAATAGTTTttatacatactatgcgttaagaACGCTTAAAAAGgtgatttggagccatttccgggttttcaaacgAAAGCTGATGTTtctattattccagaaggctaaaaatattttatttatcatattagatcagtagaaaaatgTTTGGCATCAAAAgaatttgtaaaactcattttatagcccaaaagggcaaaaccggtaattaccgaattatagctagaaccctatgttatgctcagtctaaaaataaataaaaatcttcaaaaatcccaaaatattattttatatcagtaggtaaaaagtttggtatcaaaaattgggattagataggctatatgctacttatgtcatttaattaataaaaaggcttttcatttacgctaatgagcataactcctaacctAAACCtccaactgatgtcaaattttagggacaactttataaatcagtaataaagattattgtcctctcacattttcaaaattctcattttagggtcaaaagggcataacggtcaacatttaggcatttaacggaaacatgcatgaactaggatttctatggaaccaagttgtataacctcagagggttatactaacctataacatggttctaatggaatcctaaggcatatctaaactaagctaaatcaggtcagaactgaaagtcaaagcaaaagtcaacttttgcgactttcggttccgaaccgagcctatacttagaattgtcgggttgaatcatgcttaggcatgttcagctaatatttaccaagttattaaagtgagaaaactgattttatgacttttatattaataattatgtattttatttaaaactaacccgtttgacttttatttgacccgacaattaaactaagtaaacgtggtaattaggaggtgccctttagagggtttaacacctacctaattacggtcacgtagccatgttcgttgcgaacaatggcttaaccgttttaaaagtcaaagcgtttatcgaaaacgcttgactttcggttataattgctaaaaattaaactaagcacgaaaggacacttacaaagggtccaagcaaggaagtATGATTTATAAATTCTCGGCTATGAAGCTttgagcttcaacttagagaataTTCAGATCATGTGTGAGTTGCAATTGAAAAATCATAGGGTTTATGTAGTTTTCGGgtcaccgttaggatcgttcatcgaaaaacgagcttcgatctgagccttacatgtgtgcccatggttttagaaTACCATGGGTGACCCAAAATAGCCCACAGACTtgttaaaaaccatttgcaaaccCAAAAACCCAGCTGCTGGTTTGAAATCAGCTGTTTTGCAGGTCTGATGGGCTCTCGCGCCCGGTGTAAGAAATGGGCCAAGTCTTACGCCCCACTCCTAAACCAATTTTGACCGAaatgtcagttttggtccctgcagttGCAAatcttggtttttgatgcattttcgACAcatttaagtcccgttaacctcatttcaaggctctaaaatgaagttaaagtatagggaacatgaaacatgctcaaaaatatctcggatgttggttcgtttggtcgtacagttgcgttgttcggctaattacgacgaaacacgaacggacgcgaaaaacgatccaaattacgcgacgaatggaattttatcaatccaaacactaaaataaaatattttagtgatcacataaatttttgggtgtccgggcatattcagaatgcgagatatgcgcgaaagtgcaaacttgtgcactttttgacacttttagtccctgcatgacataaaagtttatttttgcgcaccaaacacctctaagcctatatctaagctatataaaggataattagggtatgattaactcatggtcatattccggaaggtccgataccTTACGgattgacatacttttgcagtttgatgCAATTAGTCCttaaattgcgcaaagtagcgtggaatgtcgtttaatgacatccaagtcttccatggcccataataggCATTCCCATGCATAtgtttaaatattactacgctcccattcacttaaatggtcaccgaaaggcgtagattcaaaagttgacgctttaggcccctctattgcgcaaacttgcgcatctcaccatttaatagcattgaagccttatctaatccatattaggcattcttggaagtattattaaacatcacgatgcttcaggctcgctaaaaggtcattcagaggtataattaaacatattgacacttttagtctctctaacttgcaaagttacGCGTatctttacttataggcataaaaaccttagacggccattatttggcattcccgagagtataataaaatattatgaAGTTCCGGTTTGTTAataggtcactcagaggtaagaattaacatgttgacacttttaacccttcattgcgcaactttcaattaattccacaaacggctacactcgatcgaCAAGCGGCTCATTTGTGAACATAAAggtcgtgagaggttatttagaaacttattttaggtatgttaacacttccaatcctttcataatcaaagtttttgatttttcgcaacattagtccctaaatttcaatattggactttattagggtttattacacgtgtcaatacatcactggacgtgattttacgaggtgttacacaccGCTCCTCCATCGAACCGGTCGTCGCCATCACCATCTTCTCCCCTTCTCCACTCCATCAGTCGCTTCATGGCTTCTTTCCCGGTGGCTTCAAGATCCGACAGTATCTCAGCAGATGCGACACCAGATCCGGAACCAGATCGATTTCTATGGCTTCTTTCCCGGTGGCTTCAAGATCCGACACTATCTCAGTAGATCCGACACCAGATCTACTGGTTTGACTGTAGGGTACCTTTCTTTTTACCATatctttttttttgttatttgaatcTAATCTGGGTAATGTTTCAGATCTTCCGTTTGGTTGTGGGTTCGTCAAAGATGGTGCTTGTGGGTGGAAGATCTGGCCAGATCTATGGTTTATTTGTAGTAGATTTCTCTCTAGAATAGCACAACAAGCACTTTGTTCTTTGTAAGTAGATTTCTATGGTTTATTTACAAGTCTAGGGTTTATTTACAAGATTTCTTgatttttgtttaaatttatagGCTTTTTTatgtcttttgtgtttttttagggaGATTTCGTTTGGTTTTCGGTTTCTTTGACTGTGGTTTTTTTGCTAGGGTTTCGAACAGTGCGAGGTTATGGCGTCTGCAGATGCTGAGCTGGAGCGACTGCTTAAGGAGACAGGGAAACAGTTATCGCTTCCTCATGATTATGTACAGTTTACTTCTTTTGTTGAATCAATACTTTTCACTGTTAATGAAATATTATGGTTACACTTGAAGATTTGTGGAATTGTATGAGTTTGGAAGGACATTTATTgctgtttgattgattattttctTGATGTTGCGAGAACGGAAGTGGTACATCATACATGGGTTCGACTGGTCGAGCAACTATTTCTATCGGCATTTCAACAGGTAAGATTTGTATCTCTAATGAAACAAATTGTCTTAATTGATGTCTTTGTAGCATTATTTGGTACAGCCTTTTGATGTTGTGTATTTATGCATACAATTATCATCTTGCATGTGTATATAAAGCTTATGATTTAAGAGACGAGGGTTCAGACTACTTAGGAAAAGTTGTCTCTAAGGTGAGAACTAATAGTCTGGGTTAGTGAGGCTAACTTCCTTTGCAGGCCAGATCAGTCCCTTTCGTTTTCTATATCACTTTTGCGATTTTCTTACATGATTTTGTTTTTGTGCTGACCGGTTAACCAATTTTAAAAATCTGCTTGTAGTGATGAATAGATAAAACTCAGATATATGTTGTTgtattaaaatttaatttaaagTAAAATTTGTTATACCTTTGTCTTTTTTTTGACTTGCAACATTAACAAACTATGAGGCTCTTAATAAACATTTTATGGATCTGCATTCTTCACACGCTAAGATGCAATTGGTATGTACTAATATTGTTAAAATTTGATAATATTAGACCCTAGGATGTAACAGGTGTTTGTGAAAGAAATGTTGGAAGTCAAActaattcatttttttttctttttatgaaAATACAGCCAACAACTGGAAAAGCAATACACATGGATACTGTTTTTTGGTGAGGGACTTTCATCTATCGATACACGCCTACCACGAATCCGTGATTCTCGTAGTTTTATTGGGAGGTGGGTGGACAATACTACCCAACCGTCGCTTTTAGGTTAGTTGGTGTTGGTGAAGCTTCTTTCATAAGTCTTGCTGCTCCATTTATCGATGACAATGCTCCAGTTGCTCAGGTTCACTTCCTCATTGACTAATTTCCATACAAGCGTGTCTTGAAACAAAAATTACCGTGTTTGTTTGTACTGAGATATACTTATATCTATTTCATATGCAAAAATGGAAAGAAAACATAACATTTATGATAGAAAACGAAACTGAAAGCAAATAATCGGTGAATTAAATAATTACTGAAATTAGCCTGATTGGTAATATTCTACATGTGCATACGGATCGGAATTGCTGTTGTTTATGTTTATGGTGGAGTGGTATGAACCTGATTGAAAACCCCATTAATTCCTCCAATATTTGGTAATGTCGAGAGACGAGACTTAGTAGGAAAGTGACGTGAATAGGTCAAACCACATTGAAAACCCCATTAATTCCTCCATTGATCCAACTGATACATTCGGATCAACCCGTTTGAGCCTTCGTCCCCCGTATCAATTTATTTGAGTGTAGTAGATAAACTTATATTGAATTTGTTTGTACAGAGAACAGCATGGCTGGGAATATTCTACATGTGCATACCAACTAGAATTTCTGTTGGTTATGTTTATGGTGGAGTGGTACGCAACTGATCTTTGTTTCTTTTTTGTGCACGACAGCGACCCAAACAATCGAATTTGACCGCAAAAAGTCAAACTAATAGATGTTGTTCTTTGTATGTAGGTCGGTGGTTGGCGCTATGCGTTTCTTGGTGAGGCAATTCTCATGCTACCATTTGCTATGTTGGGCTTCGCAATGAAGCCGTTACAAATGAAAGgtatttcttttgtatttatgttgttTTATATACAACATTGTTTAATGAgttttatgtgtattatatataggTATGTCGCATGATAAAAAAGTTTACGGCTCTGttgggttaatcgggtttggTTCATGGGTCACGGTTCGTAAAACGGGTCACGGTCGCGGGTCGGTAGAATAGCGGGTCATATATTTGGATCAATACGTTACTTTCTACACAAGTTGCATAATATGGAAGTGGTCAGATTTGACCGAGTCTTTAGCACACGTGATCGAAAATAGGGGTGCAGTTTGTTGTAGATTTCATCGTGGAGCTTCGTTTTAATTATTTCTGCACATGCATTTTATTTGGTTTCTTATTATAAATAGGATAggatattattatttttttgtaccCTTTTGTTTATCAAATACACAGTGCAAGCTTTCAATTCCTTTGTGCAAAGTTACTTTCACGAGAGTTGTGTCTTGAGTGAGTTTAGTGTGTGTAATTAAAGGGACCTgaaccaacatttggtatcaaAGCCTAGGGCTCGAGAAGATCGCAGGAAGCATCTGCCACCGGCAGGTGTGTCGGTCGGTGGAGGGCAGGCGTGAAAGAAGGTAAAGAAGGGCTGTTCGGGACTGTTACACAGCAGAAGACGGTGACCGGGAGGTGGTTCGTGTCAGTCGTTGTCATGCGGAGAGTACCGGTTAGGATGACGGGGGTGACGGGTGAACACCGGTGTGTCTCATAGCTGTTAGTCATGATTAAAGGCGTTGAAAGGGCTGTTCGCTTGTTAGTTGCGGGTTTGCGCAATTGGTATTCAACCGGTGATAACAGTAGACTGTGAGAACGGTTGCCTTGATCGGCTTGGTTCGTGATAAGAGGAGACCGGCGTAGTGCGTGAAAAGCGGGCAGAAAGAATCCGTCAAAGTAGGTGGCTTTGGATTCGTCTCGTTTAGCAAGGTGAGAAAACGGAAGAAGCGGGTGGCTTGTTTTCTTTGTCGGTGGAGAGCCTCTTGAACAAAGATGATCGGAAAAAGGTAAAGAATGGAAAAAACACGGTGTAACATTATGGTGTTGGAGTTCAAATCGGGTGACTCCGATGTGACCAGGTGGGTCGTTGATCCGTGATGAGTCAAGATGTGAATGAACGGTTCCAGCGTTATGCCATGTTACATGTTACGGGCGTGGTGTTTTTTTATTCGGGTTGAACCGAGACATTGGACGTGATCGAGGTGAAGATCGGGTGTCCCTTAGATGTCATAGTGGTTCGAAACTGAGGTGATTTGGTGCTGCGGTAAAGGCGTAAACAAACACCGattaagggggtgattgttgggttaatcgggtttggTTCAGGGGTCACGGTTTGTAAAACGGGTCACGGTCGCTGGTCGGTAGAATAGCGGGTCATGTATTTGGATCAATACGTTGCTTTCTACACAAGTTGCATAATATGGAAGTGGTCAGATTTGACCGAGTCTTTAGCACACGTGATCGAAAATAGGGGTGCAGTTTGTTGTAGATTTCATCGTGGAGCTTCGTTTTAATTATTTCTGCACATGCATTTTATTTGATTTCTTATTATAAATAGGATAggatattattattttttgtacCCTTTTGTTTATCAAATACACAGTGCAAGCTTTCAATTCCTTTGTGCAAAGTTACTTTCACGAGAGTTGTGTCTTGAGTGAGTTTAGTGTGTGTAATTAAAGGGACCTGAACCAACAGGCTCCTTAGATGAAGAGGTCATTGAGCATAGTTCTAAAGAACATTCCAGGTGTTTCTCAAATGAATATTACATATAATTAGCGATATCTGGACTTGAGGAATAGACCACTTAATAAAATAGTTTACCTGCATGTATTTTGTTGCAGCTATGGTTCATTTGCCTCCAATCAGTTATCTAGATTTTGGCAAGATAAAAGGCTCTTTTGCTTGAGAAGATATATGTCATAAATGTTCTAGGTACGTGTTAATTTTCTTAATCTTGTAAACTATACCAAGTGCTAATTGTCTAATTTTTCATGGTTTTTGCTAGGTTATATTGCCTATAATTTTGTCACTGGTGCATATTCGTACCGGGGACCAAATGCTGGTTATAGCATATATCAAATGGTAAGCATGTTTGACGTTTGTGTTGactgttatttatttatttttttttgttacaaaCAATGCACTTTATCTTGAAAccgaaaaataaaaataagaaagcTTGATCGATCTGAAATTattcatttttagttttttacAGAACAATGCTGATATATTATTTGGAGGGATCACCATTGTTGGTGGAATTGTGGGAACACTGGAAGGAAGTATTATTCTGGATCGCATGAACTCAACAATCCCCAATGCTTTTAAGGTAGATATTTCTTGTAAAATCTATGTCTTTAACTGCTCGTGAAATCGAGGTCCGCAAAATAAGCAGGGTTAAACAGTTGGGATTTACCCACTAACATGTTTTTATCCAATTGctcttaatttaaaaaaaattaatgtaaATAGGATTAGGAAAATTATACTATTTAAATAATAGTCTACTTATTTGTTAGTGAAACAATACACTTTGAATATGTGCCAAGCTTGAGCTCTAAAAACAATGTTcgaatcgagtcgagctcgagccttcATACGTTAAACAGCTCGAGGCTCAtcgagctcaagctcggctcggttcgTTTGCAACCCTATTGTTTGTGACTATGACTGGCAATTTTAAGAAGAAATAAGATGAAACATCATATGTTATGTGTTTGTTATTTGTGTGTTcggatttttatttttaaattagtaTGTTTAGAACTTATATTTTCTTATTCGCACTTGCTGTTGCTGGTTGATACGAAGATCCTAATGACATAAAGCCACAAACTTGTATTTTTAAGGTGAACAATATCACTCTTGCTCTATAGGAGATCCTTAGTTTTATATGGTTCCAAAATCTGTATACTATGACTTTTGCAAGATAATTATCATATCGCGTGACAtcagttttttttctttttgtaagaGTTACATTTACGTGGCATCAAAAAATAAGGACCCTTTATAAAATTTAGCAATGAGGTTGGAAAAGTGTTGGTTTTGTTCCTCCACTACTACACATGGGATTCAGTTTGTAAGAAATGATGCAAAGGTAGAATTGTTTAATATTATGTgaaatatttgttttaattagGCTTGATTGTagctttgaaaatttaaaaatgatAGATATATTTAGATTTTTTTCGATAAAAAATGTCGTAGGAGTTTGAGAATAAAGAGGAATAACGTAAAATGATAGATGATGGATCAATAGTTACTGAATTTAACTATTTGGATGAATAGATGTCACACTCCAACcaatggtggaaacatcgggataagacgaagtgtgaagattgctcgagacatcataacgctaataattgtgacaagtatttaaataatccgatttcatttcataagataaattgtcaacattacaagaaattcaaatacaacaagtttaacaaaaatgACATGACAACTTAACAAagttgatacaacatattaaaccctaacgtctatatgtgtatctaggcatcaa
Coding sequences:
- the LOC110927723 gene encoding uncharacterized protein LOC110927723, yielding MRHQIRNQIDFYGFFPGGFKIRHYLSRSDTRSTGLTVGSSVWLWVRQRWCLWVEDLARSMGFEQCEVMASADAELERLLKETGKQLSLPHDYWYIIHGFDWSSNYFYRHFNSLLMLCIYAYNYHLACVYKAYDLRDEGSDYLGKVVSKPTTGKAIHMDTVFW